From candidate division KSB1 bacterium, a single genomic window includes:
- a CDS encoding hemolysin III family protein — protein sequence MEEKINIISHAVGFILSIVALVLLVTHANLHGDVWHIVSFSIFGASLIILYAASTFYHNAKKPELRNRLKIIDHAAIYVLIAGSYTPFTLVTLQGTIGWVIFGTSWGLALTGIILKLFFTGKYNLISTLMYVFMGWVIVFAIKPLINNLPLEGLFWLFAGGMAYTIGAILYSIKKIKLNHAIFHLFVLMGSFSHFVSVFFYVLPR from the coding sequence ATAGAAGAAAAAATCAACATCATTTCTCATGCTGTCGGTTTTATTTTAAGCATTGTTGCTTTGGTACTTTTAGTTACGCATGCAAATCTACACGGAGACGTTTGGCATATTGTTAGTTTTAGCATTTTCGGAGCAAGTTTAATTATTTTATATGCTGCTTCTACTTTTTACCACAATGCTAAAAAACCAGAGTTAAGAAACAGATTAAAAATCATTGACCACGCAGCTATTTATGTTCTCATTGCTGGAAGTTACACTCCTTTTACACTTGTTACTCTACAGGGTACAATAGGTTGGGTGATTTTCGGTACTTCCTGGGGGTTGGCTTTAACTGGAATAATTTTGAAGCTTTTTTTTACGGGGAAATATAATTTAATTTCGACACTAATGTATGTATTCATGGGTTGGGTTATCGTTTTCGCCATCAAACCATTAATTAATAATTTACCTTTAGAAGGTTTATTTTGGCTTTTTGCAGGTGGAATGGCCTACACTATTGGTGCAATTTTATACAGCATTAAGAAAATAAAACTCAATCACGCTATCTTCCATTTGTTTGTTTTGATGGGTAGTTTTAGCCATTTTGTGTCGGTGTTCTTTTATGTTTTGCCAAGGTGA
- a CDS encoding isocitrate lyase/phosphoenolpyruvate mutase family protein: MDKTTQIQKAEKFLALHHEPKLLVLPNIWDPLGARLLEGLGYPAVATASAAVAYSLGYDDGQKIKFDAMLDVIERIASSVAVPMTADIERGYAEHPQEIAENIRQVMHAGAVGINFEDSSFEGGPLQPIDFQCERIQAIRNMADKEGIPLVINARIDVFMRSADISRSEKIAETISRGKAYLDAGADCLYPIGPGDVETLKRIREETEAPINVYASKLAASMKELAAIGISRLSLGPGLIRASLTTMRNVAQQLLDYGPYDSFSADDIMTSDEIRKYIST, translated from the coding sequence TCTGGGATCCGCTTGGCGCGCGTCTGTTGGAAGGTTTAGGTTACCCGGCAGTAGCTACCGCCAGCGCGGCAGTGGCTTATTCTCTCGGTTATGACGACGGCCAGAAAATAAAATTTGATGCAATGCTCGATGTGATTGAACGAATCGCATCAAGCGTTGCCGTGCCCATGACCGCCGACATCGAACGGGGGTATGCCGAGCATCCTCAGGAAATCGCTGAAAATATCCGGCAGGTGATGCATGCCGGGGCGGTCGGAATTAACTTTGAGGACAGCTCGTTCGAAGGGGGTCCTCTGCAGCCAATTGATTTTCAGTGTGAGCGCATTCAGGCAATCCGGAATATGGCGGATAAAGAAGGTATTCCGCTGGTGATAAACGCCCGAATTGATGTCTTCATGCGCAGCGCGGATATCTCACGTTCCGAAAAAATAGCGGAAACCATCTCTCGAGGTAAAGCCTACTTAGACGCTGGCGCCGACTGCCTCTATCCGATTGGCCCCGGCGATGTCGAAACCTTAAAGAGAATTCGAGAGGAAACTGAGGCACCCATCAACGTTTACGCTTCCAAATTAGCTGCTTCCATGAAAGAACTGGCAGCGATTGGCATCAGCCGGCTCAGTCTCGGGCCGGGCTTGATCAGAGCAAGCTTGACGACAATGAGAAACGTTGCACAGCAGCTTCTGGATTACGGTCCTTACGATTCTTTCTCCGCAGACGACATCATGACCAGTGATGAAATAAGAAAATATATTTCAACTTAG